Proteins found in one Candidatus Eremiobacteraceae bacterium genomic segment:
- the ppk1 gene encoding polyphosphate kinase 1 — protein sequence MTGNLNRELSWLDFNARVLALAENDRLPLLERARFLAICSQNLDEFFQVRVGGLKVQISAGESATSAAAVTPQSQLVEIRPRVEELVTRAARAFEDSIVPALAQAEIAIVPFAALDQAEREHMSSVFADQIFPVLTPLAVDPAHPFPYISNLSLNLAVVIAAEGDEPRIARIKVPGSLPRFVPTQRNRSNLSDVGRFVPLEQVIAAHLDALFPGVQILGTHLFRVTRNADIALEDEAEDLLAAVEEVLRLRRRSPHAVRLEIAPGMTPTVRALLLDELEIESSDVYVVPGTLDLGSLWSMYALRRPELKFDPWMPVTPPRLVPAEPDRPVDFFRVLGNGDVLLHHPYDSFAKSVEAFIDQAARDPNVMAIKQTIYRTSGGESRIIKSLIRAAEAGKQVVVVVEVTARFDEAANIEWARALEQAGAHVVYGIVGLKTHAKLLLVVRREEGGLRRYTHASTGNYNPKTAELYEDIGLLSADPVLGNDVAEVFNYLTGYSKQSEYDKLLVSPVGLRRRLNDMIRAQAKPGGEIVIKINHLTDPEMIGVLESASQAGARIELIVRGMCCLRPGVPGVSDNIRVRSVVGRFLEHSRVYRFGPAGSGAAYYIGSADLMTRNLDRRVESLVPVADPALQARLEDVLAVNLTHDAIAWTLQPDGSWRRINGDHGVPSQRRFQEIALSRVQRQAEPVG from the coding sequence GTGACCGGGAACCTGAACCGCGAGCTATCCTGGCTGGATTTTAACGCCCGCGTCTTGGCGCTTGCCGAAAACGACCGCCTGCCGCTGCTCGAGCGCGCACGCTTCCTGGCCATCTGCAGTCAGAATCTCGACGAGTTCTTCCAAGTGCGCGTGGGCGGTCTCAAAGTGCAGATCAGCGCCGGCGAAAGCGCGACGTCCGCCGCTGCCGTCACGCCGCAATCGCAGCTGGTCGAGATCCGGCCGCGCGTCGAAGAGCTCGTCACGCGAGCCGCACGCGCCTTTGAAGATTCGATCGTGCCCGCGCTCGCGCAAGCCGAGATCGCCATCGTGCCGTTCGCCGCGCTCGACCAAGCCGAACGCGAACACATGTCGTCGGTCTTCGCCGATCAGATCTTCCCGGTGCTCACGCCGCTCGCCGTGGATCCCGCGCATCCGTTTCCGTACATCTCCAACCTGAGCTTGAATCTTGCGGTCGTGATCGCAGCGGAGGGGGACGAGCCGCGCATCGCCCGCATCAAAGTGCCGGGCTCGCTGCCGCGCTTCGTGCCGACGCAGCGCAACCGCTCGAACTTGAGCGATGTCGGACGGTTCGTGCCGCTCGAGCAAGTCATCGCCGCGCATCTCGACGCGCTCTTCCCCGGCGTGCAGATCTTGGGCACGCACCTCTTCCGCGTCACGCGCAACGCCGACATCGCGCTCGAAGACGAAGCCGAAGATCTGCTCGCGGCCGTCGAAGAAGTTCTGCGCCTGCGCCGCCGCTCACCGCACGCCGTGCGCTTGGAGATCGCCCCGGGCATGACGCCCACCGTGCGCGCGTTGCTGCTCGACGAACTCGAAATCGAATCGTCCGACGTCTACGTGGTGCCGGGCACGCTCGATCTCGGTTCGCTCTGGAGCATGTACGCGCTGCGCCGCCCCGAGTTAAAGTTCGACCCGTGGATGCCCGTGACGCCGCCGCGCCTCGTACCCGCAGAACCGGATCGCCCGGTCGATTTCTTCCGCGTGCTCGGCAACGGCGACGTGCTGCTGCACCATCCGTACGACTCGTTCGCCAAATCCGTGGAAGCGTTCATCGACCAAGCGGCGCGCGATCCGAACGTCATGGCGATCAAGCAGACCATCTACCGCACGTCGGGCGGCGAAAGCCGCATCATCAAATCGCTGATCCGCGCGGCCGAAGCCGGCAAGCAAGTCGTGGTGGTGGTGGAAGTGACCGCGCGCTTCGATGAAGCGGCGAACATCGAGTGGGCGCGCGCGTTGGAGCAAGCCGGCGCGCATGTCGTCTACGGCATCGTCGGCCTGAAGACGCACGCGAAGCTGCTGCTCGTCGTGCGGCGCGAAGAAGGCGGCCTGCGCCGCTACACGCACGCCAGCACCGGCAACTACAATCCGAAGACGGCGGAACTGTACGAAGACATCGGGCTTTTGTCCGCCGATCCCGTGCTCGGCAACGACGTAGCGGAAGTCTTCAATTACCTCACCGGGTATTCGAAGCAGAGCGAATACGACAAATTGCTCGTCTCGCCGGTCGGCTTGCGCCGCCGCCTGAACGACATGATCCGTGCGCAGGCAAAGCCCGGCGGCGAGATCGTCATCAAGATCAATCATCTCACCGATCCGGAGATGATCGGCGTGCTGGAGTCGGCGTCGCAGGCGGGCGCGCGCATCGAGCTGATCGTGCGCGGCATGTGCTGCCTGCGGCCGGGCGTGCCGGGCGTCTCCGACAACATCCGCGTGCGGTCGGTGGTCGGGCGTTTTCTGGAGCACTCGCGCGTCTATCGCTTCGGACCGGCAGGCAGCGGCGCGGCGTACTACATCGGCTCAGCGGATCTCATGACGCGCAATCTCGACCGCCGCGTGGAGTCGCTCGTGCCGGTCGCCGACCCGGCGTTGCAGGCGCGGCTCGAAGACGTCCTGGCCGTCAACTTGACCCACGACGCCATCGCGTGGACGCTGCAACCGGACGGTTCGTGGCGGCGCATCAACGGCGATCACGGCGTGCCGAGCCAGCGCCGCTTCCAAGAGATCGCTCTGTCGCGCGTGCAGCGCCAGGCCGAGCCAGTTGGCTGA
- a CDS encoding NUDIX hydrolase has translation MAERVRQVDAPVLAGTRLVRGAGGVVSRSLPGGAVEIALVHRPGYDDWTLPKGKLDPGEIEEYTAVREIEEETGLRCRLERWLGTTRYLDHKGRRKVVHYWLMRPLSGFFAPNKEVDELRWVAPHKAADLMTYEHDRGLLGRLDGRMELPHQPHLRAVYLVRHAKAGDREEWEGPDEMRPLTKSGLKQAETLAERLAAFSVTRIMSSPHVRCLETVEPIARRLGLRVVLSDALAEGSDPAAARAIIDEAAQSSTVLCSHGDIIAGVMEHFAEAGVVLEGEPRWEKGSVWALETDGSRVHAARSIPAP, from the coding sequence TTGGCTGAGCGCGTTCGGCAAGTCGACGCGCCCGTTCTCGCAGGCACGCGCCTCGTACGCGGCGCGGGCGGCGTGGTGTCGCGCTCGCTGCCCGGCGGCGCGGTCGAAATCGCGTTGGTGCATCGGCCGGGCTACGACGACTGGACGCTGCCCAAAGGCAAACTCGATCCCGGCGAGATCGAAGAGTACACGGCAGTCCGAGAGATAGAGGAAGAGACAGGCTTACGCTGCCGCTTGGAGCGTTGGCTCGGCACCACGCGCTATCTGGATCACAAAGGCCGGCGCAAGGTCGTGCACTATTGGCTCATGCGGCCGCTGTCCGGATTTTTTGCTCCGAACAAAGAGGTTGACGAACTGCGCTGGGTCGCGCCGCACAAAGCCGCCGATCTCATGACATACGAACACGATCGCGGTCTTTTGGGGCGGCTCGACGGCCGCATGGAATTGCCGCACCAACCGCATCTGCGCGCCGTCTATCTCGTTCGGCACGCCAAAGCCGGCGACCGCGAAGAGTGGGAGGGTCCTGACGAAATGCGGCCGCTCACCAAGAGCGGTCTGAAACAGGCCGAGACGTTGGCCGAGCGCTTAGCCGCATTTTCTGTCACGCGCATCATGTCGAGCCCGCACGTGCGCTGCCTGGAGACGGTCGAACCGATCGCGCGCCGCTTGGGGCTCCGCGTCGTGTTGTCCGACGCGCTTGCCGAGGGTTCGGATCCCGCGGCAGCGCGGGCGATCATCGACGAAGCCGCGCAAAGCTCCACCGTCTTGTGTTCGCACGGCGACATCATCGCCGGCGTCATGGAACATTTCGCAGAAGCGGGCGTCGTCTTGGAAGGCGAGCCGCGCTGGGAAAAAGGTTCCGTGTGGGCGCTGGAAACCGACGGCTCGCGCGTGCACGCGGCCCGCTCCATCCCCGCGCCCTGA
- the mazF gene encoding endoribonuclease MazF — MTRARAGDIPDAGDIVWLTLDPQKGHEQAGRRPALVLSPAEYNGKTSLAIVCPITGQPKGYPFEVPILGNQHVTGAVLSDQVTSLDWRARNASRKGRVSSGVIDQVCENIGKLIGL; from the coding sequence GTGACCCGCGCACGTGCGGGAGACATCCCGGATGCCGGCGATATCGTCTGGCTGACGCTCGATCCGCAAAAGGGTCACGAGCAGGCCGGGCGACGCCCAGCCCTCGTGTTGTCACCCGCCGAATATAACGGGAAAACGTCACTCGCAATCGTCTGTCCGATCACGGGCCAACCGAAAGGCTATCCATTCGAAGTCCCGATCCTGGGAAACCAACACGTCACCGGCGCAGTTCTATCGGATCAAGTAACGTCGCTTGACTGGCGAGCGCGAAACGCGTCGCGCAAAGGCCGCGTGAGCTCGGGCGTCATCGATCAAGTCTGCGAGAATATCGGAAAACTGATCGGCCTCTAG
- a CDS encoding AbrB/MazE/SpoVT family DNA-binding domain-containing protein has product MTIFISKWGNSLAVRLPKQMLERARMNEGDELDVEASGQGLVLRPRHRRSLKEMLAQITPDNLHGEMFAEGPVGNEAW; this is encoded by the coding sequence TTGACGATCTTCATTTCCAAGTGGGGAAACAGCCTCGCGGTTCGACTGCCGAAGCAGATGCTTGAACGGGCGCGGATGAACGAAGGTGACGAACTTGATGTCGAGGCGTCCGGTCAAGGGCTCGTCTTGCGACCGCGTCACCGAAGAAGTCTTAAAGAAATGCTCGCGCAGATCACGCCTGACAACCTCCACGGAGAGATGTTCGCAGAAGGTCCGGTAGGTAACGAGGCTTGGTGA
- a CDS encoding Hsp20/alpha crystallin family protein, translated as MYPDDLFREFDRMFAELSLPMTSHARRGSFNPNADVQLTDGGRTVLVRVELAGVLSDHIKLVVEGATLYLAGARVNDARRADAILQKEIDYGYFLKKIQLPSPVAVGGAKAEYNDGMLTIVLPIAAERRIGRADRTEIRMICKARA; from the coding sequence ATGTATCCCGACGATTTGTTCCGCGAATTTGACCGCATGTTCGCCGAGCTAAGCCTGCCGATGACGAGCCACGCGCGCCGCGGCTCGTTCAATCCGAACGCCGACGTGCAGCTCACCGACGGCGGCCGCACGGTGCTCGTGCGCGTGGAACTGGCCGGCGTGCTCAGCGACCACATCAAGCTCGTCGTGGAGGGCGCAACGCTCTACCTCGCCGGCGCCCGTGTAAACGACGCGCGCCGCGCCGACGCCATCTTGCAAAAGGAGATCGACTACGGCTACTTCCTCAAGAAGATCCAGCTCCCGTCCCCCGTCGCCGTCGGCGGCGCGAAAGCCGAGTACAACGACGGCATGCTGACCATTGTTCTGCCGATAGCCGCGGAGCGACGCATCGGTCGCGCCGACCGCACTGAGATCCGCATGATCTGCAAGGCGCGCGCCTGA
- the lon gene encoding endopeptidase La, with protein MPKTPRESSNVPSELAILPLQDGVLLPNTVMPMAVTKQWGIKLVEDALKAGLPVGVVALKDRDASPPGPDDVHLVGTVAIIQKMIKVPDGTLRCIISGTVPFRIEEFSQAQPYLAAHVEQLEEITPESDELTALSRNLAGQYTRLLGYLPSAPKELELEVNNISDPNLLSYFVASTMRLDVGDKQAVLEERNTLERLKMLTAFLSRELDVLELGHKIQTDIQKEMDKNQREYYLRQQLKAIQDELGETDPTQADIKDLREKIEAAKMPEDANKAAMRELDRLGKIPSASPEYSVIRTYLDWLVTLPWSVTTQDSLDIEEARKILDEDHYDLEKVKDRILEYLAVRKLKNTLSGPILCFVGPPGVGKTSLGKSIARAMGRKFVRLSVGGVRDEAEIRGHRRTYIGAMPGSFIRAIRDSGSANPLIMIDEIDKVGADFRGDPSSALLEVLDPEQNNTFRDHYLDLPFDLSRVLFIATANQLDTIQPPLLDRMEIIPLAGYTQAEKIAIARKYLIPKQLAANGLTAKKCRMTTDAVAEIAGNYTREAGVRNLEREIATVFRKIARKVASNPKFTAVVTAKNVHEYLGKQRFFAEVAKRTASKGVATGLAVTSVGGDILFVESTVMPGSGKLTLTGQLGDVMKESAQAALSFLRSRSKELGLDKNYFSKHDVHIHVPAGAVPKDGPSAGVAMATSLASAMLNKKVDSGVAMTGEVTLTGQVLPIGGVKEKVLAARRAGIKHIILPLRNEADVVEDVPPEVRKVMKFTYADELSQVLKAALGEKLISPAVVVNGRRNGNKLPAAARR; from the coding sequence ATGCCAAAGACCCCGCGCGAATCCAGCAACGTCCCGTCCGAACTCGCGATCCTGCCGCTGCAGGACGGCGTGCTGCTCCCGAACACCGTCATGCCGATGGCCGTGACCAAGCAGTGGGGCATCAAATTAGTAGAAGACGCGCTCAAAGCCGGCCTTCCGGTGGGCGTCGTCGCTTTGAAGGACCGCGATGCCTCACCGCCCGGTCCGGACGACGTGCATCTCGTCGGCACGGTCGCGATCATTCAGAAGATGATCAAGGTGCCCGACGGCACGCTGCGCTGCATCATCTCCGGCACGGTGCCGTTCCGCATCGAAGAGTTCAGCCAAGCGCAGCCGTATCTCGCCGCGCACGTCGAGCAGTTGGAAGAGATCACGCCCGAGTCCGACGAGCTCACCGCGCTCTCGCGCAACCTCGCAGGCCAGTACACGCGTCTGCTCGGCTACCTGCCGTCGGCGCCGAAAGAGCTGGAACTCGAAGTCAACAACATCAGCGATCCGAATCTGCTCTCGTACTTCGTCGCGTCCACCATGCGGCTGGACGTCGGCGATAAGCAGGCGGTGCTGGAAGAACGCAACACGCTCGAGCGCCTGAAGATGCTCACCGCGTTCTTGTCGCGCGAGCTGGATGTATTGGAACTGGGTCACAAGATCCAGACCGACATCCAAAAAGAGATGGACAAGAACCAGCGCGAGTACTACTTGCGCCAGCAGCTCAAAGCCATCCAAGACGAATTGGGCGAGACCGATCCCACGCAAGCCGACATCAAAGACCTGCGCGAGAAGATCGAAGCCGCCAAGATGCCTGAAGACGCGAACAAAGCGGCCATGCGCGAGCTGGACCGGCTCGGTAAAATCCCGTCCGCTAGTCCCGAGTACTCGGTGATCCGCACGTATTTGGATTGGCTGGTCACGCTGCCGTGGTCGGTGACGACGCAGGACAGCCTCGATATCGAAGAAGCACGCAAGATCCTAGACGAAGACCACTACGACCTAGAGAAAGTCAAAGACCGCATCCTCGAGTATCTGGCGGTGCGCAAGCTCAAGAACACCTTGTCCGGACCCATCTTGTGCTTCGTCGGGCCGCCCGGAGTGGGCAAGACGTCACTTGGTAAATCCATTGCGCGTGCGATGGGGCGCAAGTTCGTGCGCTTGTCCGTTGGCGGCGTGCGCGACGAAGCCGAGATCCGCGGCCACCGCCGCACCTACATCGGCGCGATGCCAGGTTCGTTCATCCGCGCCATCCGCGATTCGGGCTCGGCCAATCCGCTCATCATGATCGACGAGATCGATAAAGTCGGCGCCGATTTCCGCGGCGACCCGTCATCCGCGCTGTTGGAAGTGCTGGACCCGGAGCAGAACAACACGTTCCGCGATCATTACCTCGATCTGCCGTTCGACCTGAGCCGCGTGTTGTTCATCGCGACGGCCAACCAGTTGGATACGATCCAGCCGCCGCTGCTCGACCGCATGGAGATCATCCCTCTTGCCGGTTACACGCAGGCCGAGAAGATCGCAATCGCGCGCAAGTATTTGATCCCGAAGCAACTTGCTGCGAATGGTTTGACGGCGAAGAAATGCCGCATGACGACCGACGCGGTAGCCGAAATCGCGGGCAACTACACGCGCGAAGCCGGTGTGCGCAACCTCGAACGCGAGATCGCGACTGTTTTCCGCAAAATCGCGCGCAAAGTGGCGTCCAATCCGAAATTCACAGCAGTCGTCACCGCCAAGAACGTGCACGAGTACTTGGGCAAGCAGCGCTTCTTCGCGGAAGTCGCAAAGCGCACAGCGTCTAAGGGTGTCGCGACAGGCCTAGCAGTCACCTCGGTTGGCGGCGACATCTTGTTCGTCGAGTCTACGGTTATGCCGGGCTCCGGCAAGTTGACCTTAACCGGTCAACTCGGCGACGTCATGAAAGAATCTGCACAAGCTGCGCTGTCGTTTTTGCGCAGTCGCTCGAAAGAGCTTGGCCTGGACAAGAATTATTTCTCCAAGCATGACGTTCACATCCACGTGCCTGCCGGCGCGGTGCCGAAGGATGGCCCTTCAGCCGGAGTGGCTATGGCCACGTCACTTGCATCAGCCATGCTCAACAAGAAAGTTGATTCGGGCGTTGCCATGACCGGCGAAGTGACGCTGACAGGTCAAGTACTGCCAATCGGCGGCGTCAAAGAGAAGGTTCTCGCCGCTCGCCGCGCGGGGATCAAGCACATCATCTTGCCGCTCCGAAATGAAGCCGATGTCGTCGAAGACGTGCCGCCGGAAGTTCGCAAGGTGATGAAGTTTACGTACGCGGACGAGCTGTCGCAGGTCCTGAAAGCCGCGCTCGGCGAGAAACTGATTTCGCCGGCGGTCGTCGTCAACGGACGACGGAACGGTAACAAGCTGCCGGCAGCAGCGCGCCGCTGA